A section of the Leptotrichia buccalis C-1013-b genome encodes:
- a CDS encoding undecaprenyl-diphosphate phosphatase — translation MFADIIKVFILSLVEGLTEFIPVSSTGHMIIVDQFLQLSQNEEFANAFKIIIQLGAILSVVVYYWKRIFPFAKGLSQSQRMDIIQMWIKIVIAVLPAVVLGLLFDDIIDKVLFNSVVVAVMLVIYGVILIWLESREKKEGGITSITQMSVKTAIGVGLFQCLAMIPGTSRSAATIIGGVLLGLNRVLATEFSFFLAIPTMLGATLLKLVKLGTALSGYEWFLIALGFVLSFVFAYAVIKVFMNYIKKHDFKIFGYYRIVLGIVVLVLYFMGAIK, via the coding sequence ATGTTTGCAGATATTATTAAAGTATTTATTTTAAGCCTTGTGGAAGGGCTTACAGAGTTTATACCTGTCAGTAGTACAGGGCATATGATTATTGTGGATCAGTTTTTGCAGCTTTCACAAAATGAGGAGTTTGCCAATGCATTTAAGATAATTATACAGTTAGGGGCAATTTTATCGGTAGTTGTATATTATTGGAAAAGAATTTTTCCGTTTGCAAAAGGGCTTAGCCAAAGTCAGCGGATGGATATTATTCAAATGTGGATAAAAATAGTGATTGCAGTGCTTCCTGCGGTTGTTCTGGGACTTTTGTTTGATGATATTATTGATAAAGTGCTGTTTAATTCGGTAGTTGTGGCAGTAATGCTGGTTATTTATGGAGTTATACTTATTTGGCTTGAGTCTAGGGAGAAAAAGGAAGGAGGAATTACTTCAATCACTCAGATGTCAGTAAAAACTGCAATTGGAGTAGGGCTGTTTCAATGTCTTGCTATGATTCCGGGAACTTCGAGATCAGCTGCTACGATTATTGGTGGAGTTTTACTCGGATTAAACAGAGTTTTAGCAACGGAATTTTCATTTTTTCTTGCGATTCCGACAATGCTTGGGGCGACACTTTTGAAACTGGTAAAACTTGGTACGGCTTTAAGTGGGTATGAATGGTTTTTGATTGCTTTAGGATTTGTTTTATCATTTGTATTTGCGTATGCTGTGATAAAAGTCTTTATGAATTACATTAAAAAGCACGATTTCAAGATATTTGGATATTATCGGATTGTTCTTGGGATAGTTGTGCTGGTGCTATACTTTATGGGAGCTATAAAATAG
- the pflB gene encoding formate C-acetyltransferase, which produces MNAWRGFKEGNWTNNIDVTEFIRLNYTEYLGDDSFLEGPTEATTELWKSLSEKFKVEREKGIYDAETKIPSQIDAYGAGYINKDLEKIVGLQTDAPLKRAIFPNGGLRMVKNSLEAFGYKLDPETEEIFTKYRKTHNDGVFSAYTEQIRKARRTGIITGLPDAYGRGRIIGDYRRVVLYGVDRLISDRQKELLNLDPVEMTEDVIRLREEIFEQIKALQALKRMAEAYGFDISQPATNGKEAVQWLYFAYLAATKDQNGAAMSIGRTSTFLDIYLERDLQEGTLTEKEAQEIMDHFVMKLRIIRFLRTPEYDALFSGDPVWVTESIGGIGEDGRSLVTKNSFRILHTLYNMGTSPEPNLTVLWSEQLPETWKKFCAKVSIDTSSVQYENDDIMRPQFGNDYGIACCVSPMTIGHQMQFFGARVNLPKALLYAINGGKDEKSKIQVTPEGQFEPIKGEYLEFDEVWEKLDKVLDWLASTYVKALNIIHYMHDKYSYEALEMALHDVNIRRTEAFGIAGLSIIADSLAAIKYGKVKVVRDEEGDAVDYINEKDYVPFGNNDDATDQFAVDITRRFMNKLRTHKMYRNATPTQSVLTITSNVVYGKKTGNTPDGRRAGAPFGPGANPMHGRDTRGAVASLASVAKIPFEDANDGISYTFAITPETLGKNSNEKQTNLVGLMDGYFNQTGHHLNVNVFGRDLLEDAMEHPENYPQLTIRVSGYAVNFVKLTREQQLDVINRTISNKM; this is translated from the coding sequence ATGAACGCATGGAGAGGATTTAAAGAAGGAAATTGGACAAACAACATCGATGTTACAGAATTTATCAGATTAAATTATACTGAATATTTAGGAGATGACAGCTTTTTAGAAGGTCCAACAGAAGCTACTACTGAATTATGGAAAAGTCTTTCAGAAAAATTTAAAGTAGAAAGAGAAAAAGGTATTTATGATGCTGAAACTAAAATACCATCTCAAATTGATGCTTACGGAGCAGGATATATCAACAAAGACTTGGAAAAAATCGTAGGACTGCAAACTGATGCGCCTTTAAAAAGAGCGATTTTCCCTAACGGTGGATTGAGAATGGTAAAAAACAGCTTGGAAGCGTTTGGATATAAATTGGATCCTGAAACAGAAGAAATTTTTACTAAATATAGAAAAACTCATAATGATGGAGTTTTCTCGGCTTATACTGAACAAATCAGAAAAGCTAGAAGAACAGGAATTATAACTGGACTTCCAGATGCTTACGGACGTGGAAGAATCATCGGAGATTACAGAAGAGTTGTCCTTTATGGGGTGGACAGATTAATTTCTGACAGACAAAAAGAATTATTAAATTTAGATCCTGTTGAAATGACAGAAGATGTTATCAGATTAAGAGAAGAAATTTTTGAACAAATCAAAGCATTACAAGCATTAAAGAGAATGGCTGAAGCTTATGGATTTGACATTTCACAGCCTGCGACTAATGGTAAAGAAGCAGTACAATGGTTATATTTTGCATACTTAGCTGCTACAAAAGATCAAAATGGAGCTGCAATGAGTATTGGAAGAACTTCTACATTCCTAGATATTTACTTGGAAAGAGATTTGCAGGAAGGAACTTTAACTGAAAAAGAAGCTCAGGAAATAATGGATCACTTTGTTATGAAATTAAGAATAATCAGATTCTTAAGAACACCTGAATATGATGCGTTATTCTCAGGAGATCCAGTTTGGGTAACTGAATCAATTGGTGGTATTGGAGAAGATGGAAGATCATTAGTTACTAAAAACTCATTCAGAATTTTACATACATTGTACAATATGGGAACTTCGCCTGAACCAAACTTGACAGTTTTATGGAGTGAACAATTACCTGAAACTTGGAAAAAATTCTGTGCTAAAGTATCAATTGATACATCATCAGTGCAATATGAAAATGATGACATTATGCGTCCACAATTTGGTAATGACTATGGAATCGCTTGTTGTGTATCTCCAATGACTATTGGGCATCAAATGCAATTCTTTGGAGCAAGAGTAAACTTGCCAAAAGCATTACTATATGCAATTAACGGTGGAAAAGATGAAAAATCAAAAATTCAAGTTACTCCAGAAGGACAATTTGAACCAATTAAAGGTGAATACTTGGAATTTGACGAAGTATGGGAAAAATTAGACAAAGTGTTAGACTGGTTAGCTTCAACTTATGTTAAAGCATTGAATATCATTCACTATATGCACGATAAATATTCTTATGAAGCATTGGAAATGGCATTGCATGATGTTAACATTAGAAGAACAGAAGCATTTGGAATTGCAGGATTATCAATTATTGCAGATTCATTGGCAGCTATTAAATATGGTAAAGTAAAAGTTGTAAGAGATGAAGAAGGGGACGCAGTTGACTACATCAATGAAAAAGATTATGTTCCATTCGGAAATAATGACGATGCGACAGATCAGTTTGCAGTAGACATTACAAGAAGATTTATGAACAAATTAAGAACTCACAAAATGTACAGAAATGCAACTCCTACACAATCTGTATTGACAATTACTTCAAACGTAGTATACGGTAAGAAAACAGGAAATACTCCTGATGGAAGAAGAGCTGGAGCACCATTTGGTCCAGGAGCAAACCCTATGCATGGAAGAGATACAAGAGGAGCTGTTGCTTCACTTGCCTCAGTAGCTAAAATCCCATTTGAAGATGCAAATGATGGAATTTCTTACACATTCGCAATTACACCAGAAACATTAGGTAAAAATTCAAATGAAAAACAAACTAACTTAGTTGGATTAATGGATGGATACTTCAATCAAACAGGACATCACTTGAATGTAAACGTATTTGGAAGAGATTTGTTGGAAGATGCGATGGAACATCCTGAAAATTATCCTCAATTGACAATAAGAGTTTCTGGATATGCAGTAAACTTTGTTAAATTGACTAGAGAACAACAATTAGATGTAATTAACAGAACAATTTCAAATAAAATGTAG
- a CDS encoding coproporphyrinogen III oxidase, whose protein sequence is MIRANIEINQNKLEEFIRVLLPEHYDILLENSENDVEISVNFRKNQDVENFENNCGKLKDSESDNTEKITVNTILIDNKNGKILKEVTFSHKKVNEEYFDQAEVMAKSSLMKLFDKKNEYKWGILIGVRPTKIVGRFLKMGLSYNEINEILEKIYFVSNEKRKLLLDIVKRQEPYLDKETIGIYIGIAFCPTKCSYCSFPAYLLRGKYAEQYDEYIESIYHEIREIGQLTQELDLKINTIYIGGGTPSILTAEEIDELLETVKENYNLDYLKEFTFEAGRIDTLNEEKLTIIKSYGINKISINPQSFNEKTLKLVNRYHNREQFDNVYKLAKNLGLEINMDLILGLPRETTEDILYTMDEISKYNMENLTIHNLAIKNASRLNKENYVHEDVLDYEKIYEKIQNVTENKGLFPYYMYRQKNSFQWGENLGYSLNGSESIYNIEMIEENKTIIGIGAGAITKLIWFDEEKNKDNIKRLVNPKDPLVWMNELPERLVQKKIEIQKLFNK, encoded by the coding sequence ATGATAAGAGCGAATATTGAGATTAATCAGAATAAACTTGAGGAATTTATTCGTGTGCTTTTACCTGAGCATTATGATATTCTTTTGGAAAATAGTGAAAATGATGTGGAAATTAGTGTTAATTTTAGAAAAAATCAAGATGTGGAAAACTTTGAGAATAACTGTGGAAAACTAAAAGATTCAGAAAGTGATAATACAGAAAAAATTACTGTAAATACGATATTAATTGATAATAAAAATGGAAAAATTTTAAAAGAAGTTACATTTTCACATAAGAAAGTCAATGAAGAATATTTTGATCAGGCAGAAGTTATGGCTAAAAGTTCCTTAATGAAACTTTTTGATAAAAAAAATGAATATAAATGGGGTATTTTAATAGGAGTACGTCCTACAAAGATTGTGGGGCGTTTTTTAAAGATGGGATTATCTTATAATGAAATTAACGAAATATTGGAAAAAATATACTTTGTAAGTAATGAAAAAAGAAAACTTCTGCTAGACATTGTAAAACGTCAGGAGCCATATCTGGATAAAGAAACAATCGGAATTTATATCGGAATTGCCTTTTGCCCTACAAAATGCTCATACTGTTCATTCCCAGCCTATCTGCTACGTGGGAAATATGCAGAGCAATATGATGAATACATAGAGTCAATTTACCACGAAATCCGTGAAATCGGACAATTAACGCAGGAACTTGATTTAAAAATCAACACAATTTATATTGGTGGAGGAACACCTTCAATCTTAACGGCAGAAGAAATTGACGAATTGCTAGAAACTGTAAAAGAAAACTATAATTTGGATTATTTAAAGGAATTTACATTTGAAGCAGGAAGAATTGACACGTTAAATGAAGAGAAATTGACTATTATTAAAAGCTATGGAATAAATAAAATCAGTATAAATCCACAATCTTTTAATGAAAAAACTCTAAAACTTGTAAATCGTTATCACAACAGGGAGCAATTTGATAATGTTTACAAGCTTGCTAAAAATCTGGGATTAGAAATAAACATGGACTTAATTTTAGGCTTGCCACGTGAAACTACAGAAGATATTTTGTACACAATGGACGAGATTTCCAAATACAACATGGAAAATCTGACAATTCACAATTTGGCGATAAAAAATGCAAGCCGTCTTAACAAAGAAAATTATGTTCATGAAGACGTACTGGATTATGAAAAAATTTACGAAAAAATCCAAAATGTAACTGAAAATAAAGGGCTTTTTCCATATTATATGTATCGCCAGAAAAATAGCTTTCAATGGGGAGAAAATCTAGGGTATTCTTTAAATGGAAGTGAATCAATTTACAACATCGAAATGATCGAGGAAAATAAGACGATTATTGGAATTGGGGCGGGAGCAATTACGAAACTTATATGGTTTGACGAAGAAAAAAATAAGGATAATATAAAAAGGCTTGTAAATCCCAAAGATCCGCTGGTGTGGATGAACGAATTGCCAGAACGATTAGTGCAAAAAAAGATTGAAATTCAAAAACTGTTTAATAAATAA